In Variovorax paradoxus, a single genomic region encodes these proteins:
- a CDS encoding TIGR03757 family integrating conjugative element protein, translating into MTAPLFSSIPRLRITRIACAGGLLLCLLGQTASAADVLVVTDSRHPLQSAGGARVIELDLPERIEAELAAGLPNDPSRAAALVQQRLRDGGQALQRRIGSAYQGVADAWGLGIVKVPAVVADRRYVVYGDPDVTRALARIEAHRRTQP; encoded by the coding sequence ATGACGGCTCCCTTGTTCAGTTCCATTCCGCGATTGCGGATCACGCGCATCGCGTGCGCGGGAGGCCTGCTGCTGTGTCTGCTCGGCCAGACCGCATCGGCCGCCGACGTGCTGGTCGTGACCGACAGCCGGCATCCGCTGCAGTCCGCTGGCGGCGCCCGCGTGATCGAGCTGGACCTGCCCGAGCGCATCGAGGCCGAGCTGGCGGCCGGTCTGCCAAACGACCCCAGCCGCGCGGCCGCGCTCGTGCAGCAGCGCCTGCGCGATGGCGGCCAGGCCTTGCAACGACGCATCGGCAGCGCCTACCAGGGTGTCGCCGATGCCTGGGGCCTGGGCATCGTCAAGGTGCCCGCCGTGGTGGCCGATCGCCGCTACGTGGTTTACGGCGACCCCGACGTGACACGCGCCTTGGCTCGCATCGAAGCCCATCGGAGGACGCAGCCATGA